Genomic DNA from Longimicrobiaceae bacterium:
TGGTGTTCCGGCCCGAGACGCGGCTCTGGGAGCCGTGAGGCCGGCCCTGACCGCTACGGCCGCGGTGCCGCGGTCAGTAGCGGTACCCGGCGGCCTCCTCGGCCGTGAACTCCACGCCCAGCCCCTCCGCGACGCGGTTGACGAAGTTGAAGTACCCGGTGATCAGGTTCACCCCCAGGATCTCCTCGTCCGAGAGGCCCTCCGCGCGCATCGCCGCGACGTGGCTCTCGGCCACCGCTGCGGGCTCGCGGGTGAGGAGGACGGCGTAGTCGAGCATCGCCCGGAGCCGGGGCGGCACCTCCACCGCCTGATGGTCCTCCGCGAGCCGCCGCACCCGCGCCTCGTCCTTCCAGTAGGCCTGCAGCGCCGGGGCGTGGTGGCTCACGCAGTACTCGCATCCGTTCGCGGCCGAGACGGCCACGGCGATCGCCTCGCGCTCCGGCCGGCTCAGGCCGGAGCGCGAGAAGAGGAGCGCCATGTACAGGTCGAGGTGCGCGCGCATCGCCGCGGGGTCCAGGCTCTGCGCCAGCATGATGTTGGAGAGCTTGCCCCGCGCGCCGGCGACGCGCTCGTACACGTCGCTCAGCTCCCCCGTGGCGTCGGCCGGCTCGACCACCCTGATCCACATCGTTCCTCCCCGGTGAGTATCTACGCGTAGCTGTTCGTCACCACCACGCTCTGCACGACCTTCCCGTTCCGCACCAGCGCGTAGCCGGTCTGCCTGCCGAGCTTCTTCCAGGTGTTGGACGGGTTCGCGAACGCCCACACCTCGT
This window encodes:
- a CDS encoding peroxidase-related enzyme (This protein belongs to a clade of uncharacterized proteins related to peroxidases such as the alkylhydroperoxidase AhpD.); its protein translation is MWIRVVEPADATGELSDVYERVAGARGKLSNIMLAQSLDPAAMRAHLDLYMALLFSRSGLSRPEREAIAVAVSAANGCEYCVSHHAPALQAYWKDEARVRRLAEDHQAVEVPPRLRAMLDYAVLLTREPAAVAESHVAAMRAEGLSDEEILGVNLITGYFNFVNRVAEGLGVEFTAEEAAGYRY